Part of the Salvelinus sp. IW2-2015 unplaced genomic scaffold, ASM291031v2 Un_scaffold5273, whole genome shotgun sequence genome, ATGAACGGCGTGCATAGTGacggaagagagaatgagagagaagttATTCGATGAAGACACATCGTGGCGCGTTCCCCAGATATCTACCTCTCTCACTAACTGCAATACGTACGTGCTCCGACCGAAATGTAGTATCCCTCACAATTTAACATTCTCTCATACTCTAGCACACCCAAAAAAGTACAGCCCCTGCCCATACTGGCCTTCCCCATGGATTCAGCCGCCCTTACTTGCCGCGGCCCACATTAATTAACCAGATCCCTCCCTGACTGCCTCCCCAGTTCCTCCCCCGAAGCTGCCTTGTCCATCCCAGAGCCTTTCTCTTTTTTGCCGGTCCTCTCGCCTAAACTGCAATCTAATTCCCCCAATCATCCCTCCTACTGCCTTCCCCAGATCCCCTCCCTACGGCCCTTCCCAGGATCCCTCCCTACTGCCTGCCCCAGGAACCTCCCTACTGCCTGCCCCAGACTCCCCTTCCACTGGCCCCGCCCCAGTACCCCCACTGCCACCCCAGATCCCCATTGCCTCCCCATCCCCCATGCCTGCCCCAGATTCCCCCACTGCCTTCGATAGATCCCCCACTGCCTGCCCCAGATCCCCCACTGCCTGCCCCAAGATCCCCTCACTGCCTGCCCAATCCCCCCACGGCCTACCCCAGATCCCCACTGCCTGATCATAGATCCGCCAGCTGCCTGCCCCCAATCCCCCACTGCCGCCCCCCAGACCCCCCGACTGCCCCTGCCCCAGATTCCCCTGCAGCAGCCTTGCCCAGAATCCCCAGCTCAGCGCGTACCCCAATCCCCCCACTGCCTTTTCATAGAATCCCCCCACTGCCGGCCCAGATCCCCACTTTGGGTCCGCCGCCAATTCCCTCCCCACTGCCTTTCATTAATCCTCCCACAATTTGCGCCTGCCGGCCACCGAAAGCCCCAGCGCCTTGCCACCAGAATCCCCAACCGCCCTCGCCCCAGATCCCGCCCCGCTTCGAACTTCATAAGAATCAACCCCACGACCAATGCCCCTCAGTTGTCCCCCTACGACCCGGCTCTTGCCCCAGAGCCCTCTCCGGCCTTCGCTACTCTGTAGTGATTCCCCAAACACTGGCCTGCCCCCATATAAATGAGACCGATCTCCCCACTGCCCTCGCCCGACTGAAATCCTCCTCTCATAGATGATCTCTGACCTCGGTATTCTCTGTCCCACCGTTAATCCAACCTCTTCTGCTA contains:
- the LOC139026617 gene encoding uncharacterized protein, producing MADESFKRASGERLHPLPTALPRIPPYCLPQEPPYCLPQTPLPLAPPQYPHCHPRSPLPPHPPCLPQIPPLPSIDPPLPAPDPPLPAPRSPHCLPNPPTAYPRSPLPDHRSASCLPPIPHCRPPDPPTAPAPDSPAAALPRIPSSARTPIPPLPFHRIPPLPAQIPTLGPPPIPSPLPFINPPTICACRPPKAPAPCHQNPQPPSPQIPPRFELHKNQPHDQCPSVVPLRPGSCPRALSGLRYSVVIPQTLACPHINETDLPTALARLKSSSHR